A DNA window from Chryseobacterium scophthalmum contains the following coding sequences:
- a CDS encoding DUF4919 domain-containing protein has product MNFRIVFFLLILPFFGLSQKTKFDLKNIEKNLTNPKSVYNYDRLIFKYKGLPKSIDSTEAEHLYYGRNFRKDLVSQSGDDFKELADAFKSNNFIECIRLGKVLYAKDPTNLDVILILLRAYDQTKDIGNFSHHIAQLRLLTDAIKNSGDGKSEKTAYKVNNVGDEYIFLNVMNVGQGYTRASKTLKDGIIDVWEKEDIKIYIKVLYLDFNF; this is encoded by the coding sequence ATGAATTTCAGAATCGTATTCTTTCTACTTATTCTTCCGTTTTTTGGTTTGAGCCAAAAGACAAAGTTCGATTTGAAAAATATCGAAAAAAATCTCACCAATCCCAAATCTGTTTACAATTACGACAGACTTATTTTTAAATATAAGGGTCTTCCAAAATCTATAGACAGTACAGAAGCAGAACATTTGTACTACGGAAGAAATTTCAGAAAAGATTTGGTTTCCCAATCGGGAGACGATTTCAAAGAGTTAGCAGATGCTTTCAAAAGCAATAATTTTATAGAATGCATCAGGCTTGGTAAAGTACTTTACGCAAAAGATCCTACCAACCTTGATGTGATTCTTATCTTACTTCGTGCCTATGATCAGACAAAAGACATAGGGAACTTTTCGCATCACATCGCACAATTGCGACTTCTTACAGATGCGATCAAAAATTCGGGAGACGGTAAATCAGAAAAAACTGCATACAAAGTCAACAACGTGGGAGATGAGTATATTTTCCTTAATGTGATGAATGTAGGGCAAGGTTATACCAGAGCTTCTAAAACCCTGAAAGACGGCATTATCGACGTTTGGGAAAAAGAAGACATCAAAATTTATATCAAAGTACTTTATTTAGACTTCAATTTTTAA
- a CDS encoding cation:proton antiporter, giving the protein MELYYSFSALIVLASIFAYINYRFLKLPSTIGIMVIAIVVSIILVLFGENFLPKTFGHLNDLMNSIDFTEVLMGAMLNFLLFAGGIHININDLKEQFRPVLIFSTAGVIISTFIVGFGMFYLLPLVGLKIPFIYCLVFGALISPTDPVAVLSVLKQAKVSKSLETKIAGESLFNDGMAVVVFTVVLQIAVGDKVDLGVENITILLMKEAGGGLLLGVLLGWITSRLMREIDDYIISVLVTLAVVMGGYLVARQMHVSGPLTMVAAGLFMGNFNVKFKMKSITQDYLIKFWELIDEILNAVLFLFIGFELLMIKDLNHYVIPGLLAIVVVLCARFASIWGPTKFMSFRTRFSPQTIKVLFWGGIRGGVSIALAMSIPKNEYSNAILSITYCVVVFSIIVQGLTIAKVANPKKIADEEKEQESIALEEGH; this is encoded by the coding sequence TTGGAATTATATTATTCATTTTCAGCGCTCATCGTATTAGCATCCATTTTTGCATATATCAATTATAGGTTTTTAAAACTTCCGAGTACTATCGGTATTATGGTTATTGCCATCGTGGTATCGATCATTTTGGTTTTATTTGGAGAAAACTTTCTTCCAAAAACATTCGGTCATCTGAATGATTTGATGAACAGTATCGACTTTACCGAAGTTCTGATGGGAGCGATGCTTAATTTTCTTCTTTTCGCGGGAGGAATCCATATTAATATTAATGATCTAAAAGAACAGTTCCGGCCGGTTCTTATATTTTCAACAGCCGGGGTGATTATTTCTACCTTTATTGTAGGATTTGGGATGTTTTATTTGTTACCGTTGGTAGGATTAAAAATTCCTTTTATCTACTGTTTGGTATTTGGAGCATTGATTTCACCAACTGATCCGGTTGCGGTTTTAAGTGTTTTAAAACAAGCCAAAGTTTCAAAGTCATTAGAAACAAAAATTGCCGGAGAATCGTTATTTAATGACGGTATGGCGGTTGTAGTTTTCACGGTAGTTTTGCAGATTGCAGTTGGTGATAAAGTAGATTTAGGAGTAGAAAATATTACCATTCTATTAATGAAAGAAGCCGGAGGTGGATTACTTTTGGGTGTTCTTTTAGGTTGGATAACTTCAAGATTAATGCGTGAAATTGATGATTATATTATCTCAGTTTTAGTAACACTTGCAGTTGTAATGGGAGGTTATCTTGTCGCAAGACAAATGCATGTTTCGGGTCCTTTGACTATGGTTGCAGCAGGATTGTTTATGGGTAATTTTAATGTTAAATTTAAAATGAAATCCATCACCCAAGATTATCTGATCAAATTCTGGGAACTGATTGACGAAATTCTGAATGCCGTTTTATTCCTTTTCATCGGGTTTGAATTGTTGATGATTAAAGACTTGAATCATTATGTAATTCCTGGATTATTGGCGATTGTTGTAGTTCTTTGTGCAAGATTTGCTTCGATTTGGGGGCCTACAAAATTCATGTCTTTCAGAACAAGATTTAGTCCGCAAACAATAAAAGTGTTATTTTGGGGTGGAATTCGAGGTGGTGTTTCCATCGCTTTGGCGATGTCGATTCCTAAAAACGAATACAGCAATGCTATTTTAAGTATTACGTATTGTGTGGTGGTATTTTCTATTATTGTTCAGGGACTTACGATTGCTAAAGTTGCCAATCCAAAGAAGATTGCAGATGAAGAAAAAGAGCAGGAAAGTATTGCTTTAGAAGAAGGTCATTAA
- a CDS encoding DNA alkylation repair protein, whose amino-acid sequence MSTILKEIKESLAVLSIPEKAAFFPKFFKTGKGEYGEGDLFLGVKVPDQRAVAKEYYAKISLDELSELLSSPYHEHRLTALIMLISKFEKTKDLSVKEEIIDFYLKHLDFVNNWDLVDTSCYKILGRYAFENQKENLLRTLADSDQMWHKRIAVVGTMHYIKKGSFELTKELVTQNLYHPHDLMHKANGWLLREMGNKNEAELISYLNQYYKEMPRTCLRYAIEKLDEELRQDYLKGRI is encoded by the coding sequence ATGAGTACAATTCTTAAAGAAATCAAAGAATCATTAGCGGTTTTATCCATTCCGGAAAAAGCAGCTTTTTTTCCTAAGTTTTTCAAAACAGGAAAAGGCGAATATGGCGAAGGTGATTTGTTTTTGGGGGTAAAAGTTCCGGATCAAAGAGCTGTTGCCAAAGAATATTATGCTAAAATTTCTTTAGATGAATTGAGCGAGTTGCTTTCTTCCCCTTATCATGAGCATCGTTTAACGGCTTTAATTATGCTGATTTCTAAATTTGAAAAAACGAAAGATTTATCCGTAAAAGAAGAAATCATTGATTTCTATCTTAAACATCTAGATTTTGTTAATAATTGGGATCTGGTTGACACGAGCTGTTATAAAATTTTAGGCAGGTATGCTTTTGAGAATCAAAAAGAAAACCTTTTGAGAACACTTGCTGATTCGGACCAAATGTGGCACAAAAGAATTGCTGTTGTAGGGACGATGCATTATATAAAAAAGGGTTCATTTGAATTAACGAAAGAGCTTGTAACACAGAATCTTTATCATCCGCACGACTTAATGCACAAAGCAAACGGCTGGCTTTTAAGAGAAATGGGAAATAAAAATGAAGCTGAATTGATATCTTATTTAAATCAATATTACAAAGAAATGCCTAGAACCTGTCTTCGTTATGCCATCGAAAAATTAGACGAAGAATTACGTCAGGATTATCTGAAAGGCAGAATTTAA